Proteins co-encoded in one Kocuria flava genomic window:
- the sufD gene encoding Fe-S cluster assembly protein SufD, which produces MSKLNETMRDAAEAATSAATAVAEKAAGLAGTVTEKAKDALGESVGGVPTGDRRVAIPGMDQEGEKLADQDERTGQTRREAPAASRGERFASYAVADFAPLTGKEEDFRFTPLKRLRGLHTDELTGPAPAVRVEAPAAVRTETVGRDDARIGSAGIPEDRLAANAWSSFREATVVTVPREAELEGPVLVDVEGAGDGAAAQHLVIDAQPFSKALVVLRHHGSAVLSQNVEFRVADSANLTVVTLQEWDDDAVHASAQHARLGRGAHFKHVLVSLGGDLVRVTPSTRFDAPGASVEMYGLTFVDAGQHLESRLLVDHAQPHCTSRVTYKSALQGENAHGVWVGDVLIRAAAEGTDTYELNRNLILGDGPRMDSVPNLEIETGLIAGAGHASTTGQLDDEHLYYLMSRGIPEDEARRLVVRGFLFEILQQIGVEDIEERLRGAVEDELAAADH; this is translated from the coding sequence ATGTCGAAGCTGAACGAAACGATGCGCGACGCGGCCGAGGCCGCGACCTCCGCGGCGACCGCGGTCGCCGAGAAGGCCGCCGGCCTCGCCGGGACCGTGACCGAGAAGGCCAAGGACGCCCTGGGCGAGAGCGTGGGCGGGGTGCCCACCGGCGACCGCCGCGTGGCCATCCCCGGGATGGACCAGGAGGGCGAGAAGCTCGCCGACCAGGACGAGCGCACGGGCCAGACCAGGCGCGAGGCCCCCGCGGCCTCCCGCGGCGAGCGCTTCGCGTCCTACGCCGTCGCCGACTTCGCACCGCTGACCGGCAAGGAGGAGGACTTCCGGTTCACCCCGCTCAAGCGCCTGCGCGGGCTGCACACCGACGAGCTGACCGGGCCCGCCCCGGCCGTGCGCGTCGAGGCCCCCGCGGCCGTGCGCACGGAGACCGTCGGCCGCGACGACGCCCGCATCGGCTCCGCGGGCATCCCCGAGGACCGGCTGGCCGCCAACGCCTGGAGCAGCTTCCGCGAGGCCACGGTCGTGACCGTGCCCCGCGAGGCCGAGCTGGAGGGCCCCGTGCTCGTCGACGTCGAGGGGGCCGGGGACGGCGCCGCCGCCCAGCACCTCGTCATCGACGCCCAGCCCTTCTCCAAGGCCCTCGTGGTCCTGCGCCACCACGGCTCCGCCGTGCTCTCGCAGAACGTCGAGTTCCGGGTCGCCGACTCCGCGAACCTCACCGTCGTGACCCTCCAGGAGTGGGACGACGACGCCGTGCACGCCTCCGCGCAGCACGCCCGCCTGGGCCGCGGCGCCCACTTCAAGCACGTGCTCGTCTCCCTCGGCGGCGACCTCGTGCGCGTCACCCCGTCCACCCGCTTCGACGCCCCCGGCGCCTCGGTGGAGATGTACGGGCTGACCTTCGTGGACGCCGGCCAGCACCTCGAGTCCCGGCTGCTCGTGGACCACGCACAGCCGCACTGCACCTCGCGGGTGACCTACAAGTCCGCGCTGCAGGGCGAGAACGCCCACGGCGTGTGGGTCGGCGACGTCCTCATCCGCGCGGCCGCGGAGGGCACCGACACCTACGAGCTCAACCGCAACCTCATCCTCGGCGACGGGCCCCGCATGGACTCGGTGCCCAACCTCGAGATCGAGACCGGCCTGATCGCCGGCGCCGGCCACGCCTCCACCACGGGGCAGCTGGACGACGAGCACCTGTACTACCTCATGTCCCGGGGCATCCCCGAGGACGAGGCGCGCCGGCTCGTGGTCCGCGGCTTCCTCTTCGAGATCCTCCAGCAGATCGGCGTGGAGGACATCGAGGAGCGGCTGCGCGGGGCCGTCGAGGACGAGCTCGCCGCCGCCGACCACTGA
- the sufC gene encoding Fe-S cluster assembly ATPase SufC, with protein MATLEIKDLHASVVLDDETTKPILKGVNLTIKSGEVHAIMGPNGSGKSTLASTIAGHPKFVVDSGQVLLDGEDVLEMSVDERARAGLFLAMQYPVEIPGVTTSNFLRTAKTAIDGEAPSLRTWTKDVKAAMEQLKIAPEMIQRNVNEGFSGGEKKRHEILQLELLKPKIALLDETDSGLDVDALKVVSEGVNRALETNDTGIMLITHYTRILRYIKPQFVHVFADGRVVDEGGPELADRLEDEGYDRYLAAAQ; from the coding sequence ATGGCAACTCTCGAGATCAAGGACCTGCACGCGTCCGTCGTGCTCGACGACGAGACCACCAAGCCGATCCTCAAGGGCGTGAACCTGACCATCAAGTCCGGTGAGGTCCACGCGATCATGGGACCCAACGGCTCCGGCAAGTCCACCCTGGCCTCCACCATCGCCGGGCACCCCAAGTTCGTCGTCGACTCCGGCCAGGTCCTCCTGGACGGCGAGGACGTCCTGGAGATGTCCGTGGACGAGCGGGCCCGCGCCGGGCTCTTCCTCGCCATGCAGTACCCGGTGGAGATCCCCGGCGTGACGACCTCCAACTTCCTGCGCACCGCCAAGACCGCGATCGACGGCGAGGCCCCCTCGCTGCGCACCTGGACCAAGGACGTCAAGGCGGCCATGGAGCAGCTGAAGATCGCCCCCGAGATGATCCAGCGCAACGTCAACGAGGGCTTCTCCGGCGGTGAGAAGAAGCGCCACGAGATCCTCCAGCTCGAGCTGCTCAAGCCGAAGATCGCGCTGCTGGACGAGACCGACTCCGGTCTCGACGTCGACGCCCTCAAGGTCGTCTCCGAGGGCGTCAACCGCGCCCTCGAGACCAACGACACGGGCATCATGCTGATCACCCACTACACCCGCATCCTGCGCTACATCAAGCCGCAGTTCGTGCACGTGTTCGCCGACGGCCGCGTGGTCGACGAGGGCGGGCCCGAGCTCGCCGACCGGCTCGAGGACGAGGGCTACGACCGCTACCTGGCCGCCGCCCAGTAG
- a CDS encoding metal-sulfur cluster assembly factor: MADTPAENAVQAPAGQLPAEEVEEALKNVIDPELGVNIVDLGLLYGHEWAEDGALVLDMTLTTAACPLQDVIEEQCAQNLDPLVDEWRVNWVWMPPWGPERITEDGRDQMRALGFNI; this comes from the coding sequence ATGGCCGACACCCCTGCCGAGAACGCCGTCCAGGCGCCCGCCGGCCAGCTCCCCGCGGAGGAGGTCGAGGAGGCGCTCAAGAACGTCATCGACCCCGAGCTCGGCGTGAACATCGTGGACCTCGGGCTGCTCTACGGCCACGAGTGGGCCGAGGACGGCGCCCTGGTCCTGGACATGACCCTCACCACCGCCGCCTGCCCGCTGCAGGACGTCATCGAGGAGCAGTGCGCGCAGAACCTCGACCCGCTGGTGGACGAGTGGCGCGTGAACTGGGTCTGGATGCCGCCGTGGGGTCCCGAGCGGATCACCGAGGACGGCCGCGACCAGATGCGGGCCCTGGGCTTCAACATCTGA
- a CDS encoding ZIP family metal transporter, translating into MGSALIFGLVASSPLVVGALIGVRFTLPKRVLAILLSFAAGALITALTFELFEDAYEKGGIRPAVLGLFAGAVVFTALSALLDRWAAPGSRSREVEKEQGSVKLDTDAAAEGTSPTAASTGGAAGPALLAAVTLDGVPENVALGVALSEGTGGLALLAAIFVSNLPESLVGASSMREQGMSAGRAVGLWAVCGVLLVGAVLLGAGPLAGSAPETISLPLAFAAGAVIASLADTLMPEAYEHGGPAVALSTAAGFVLSFALSLA; encoded by the coding sequence ATGGGAAGTGCCCTGATCTTCGGGCTCGTCGCCTCCAGCCCCCTGGTGGTCGGCGCCCTGATCGGCGTGCGCTTCACCCTTCCCAAGCGGGTCCTGGCGATCCTGCTCTCGTTCGCCGCCGGTGCGCTCATCACGGCCCTGACCTTCGAGCTGTTCGAGGACGCCTACGAGAAGGGCGGGATCCGGCCGGCCGTGCTCGGCCTCTTCGCGGGGGCCGTGGTCTTCACCGCGCTCAGCGCGCTCCTGGACCGCTGGGCCGCTCCGGGGTCCCGGTCGAGGGAGGTCGAGAAGGAGCAGGGCAGCGTGAAGCTGGACACCGACGCCGCGGCGGAGGGGACGAGCCCCACGGCGGCGTCCACCGGGGGAGCGGCGGGCCCGGCCCTGCTCGCCGCGGTGACCCTGGACGGCGTGCCGGAGAACGTGGCCCTGGGCGTCGCCCTCAGCGAGGGCACCGGCGGGCTGGCGCTGCTCGCGGCGATCTTCGTCTCCAACCTGCCCGAGTCCCTCGTGGGGGCCTCCTCGATGCGCGAGCAGGGGATGTCCGCCGGCAGGGCGGTGGGACTGTGGGCCGTCTGCGGGGTCCTGCTCGTCGGCGCCGTGCTGCTGGGCGCCGGGCCGCTCGCCGGCAGCGCCCCCGAGACGATCTCCCTGCCGCTGGCCTTCGCCGCCGGCGCGGTCATCGCGTCCCTGGCCGACACCCTGATGCCCGAGGCCTACGAGCACGGCGGGCCGGCGGTCGCGCTGAGCACCGCCGCCGGCTTCGTGCTCTCCTTCGCCCTGTCCCTGGCCTGA
- a CDS encoding NYN domain-containing protein, producing the protein MNTDEKRIALLIDADNAPASKIDVILAEVARHGAANVRRAYGNWKSPHLQQWEAVLHAYAIRPIQQFAYSTGKNASDMAMVIDAMDLLYAGSVDGFAIVSSDADFTPLVMRILTDGHKVYGFGQRQTPEPFINACSQFTYVESLGEPAEESPGETTGPTPQQTLRRDSRLVRMLRSAVDAASGDDGWAHLGAVGQQIGNQASFDSRNYGYRKLSDLIEATGLFEVRRDNVAVQVRDPRRS; encoded by the coding sequence GTGAACACCGACGAGAAGCGCATCGCCCTGCTCATCGACGCCGACAACGCCCCGGCCTCGAAGATCGACGTCATCCTCGCGGAGGTCGCCCGCCACGGCGCGGCGAACGTCCGGCGGGCCTACGGCAACTGGAAGAGCCCCCACCTGCAGCAGTGGGAGGCGGTGCTGCACGCCTACGCGATCCGGCCCATCCAGCAGTTCGCCTACAGCACCGGCAAGAATGCCTCCGACATGGCCATGGTCATCGACGCGATGGACCTGCTCTACGCCGGCTCGGTGGACGGCTTCGCGATCGTCTCCAGCGACGCCGACTTCACCCCGCTGGTCATGCGGATCCTCACCGACGGGCACAAGGTCTACGGCTTCGGCCAGCGCCAGACCCCGGAGCCGTTCATCAACGCGTGCTCGCAGTTCACCTACGTCGAGAGCCTCGGCGAGCCCGCCGAGGAGTCCCCGGGCGAGACGACGGGCCCCACCCCGCAGCAGACGCTGCGCCGGGACTCCCGGCTGGTCCGGATGCTGCGCAGCGCGGTCGACGCCGCCAGCGGCGACGACGGCTGGGCCCACCTCGGCGCCGTGGGCCAGCAGATCGGCAACCAGGCCTCCTTCGACTCCCGCAACTACGGCTACCGCAAGCTCAGCGACCTCATCGAGGCCACCGGGCTCTTCGAGGTCCGCCGGGACAACGTGGCCGTGCAGGTGCGCGACCCCCGCCGCAGCTGA
- a CDS encoding neutral zinc metallopeptidase, with translation MTFSNDSQLDPGRASGGGGRGLAVGGGLGGTLLLLVVGLLFGPDAVEQLTGGTGQGSTTQGSPEEEFAHCRTGEDANRYTDCRMIATAQSLDQFWEEYLPSTTGEQYVQPGLRLFQGRTDTGCGAASSAVGPFYCPADETAYLDVGFFEQLQAQFGAEGGPLAEEYVLAHEFGHHIQHQIGTLGYAQQDPQGPESGAVRVELQADCLAGLWAGHAAGDTSGAVDLEAITPAQLGQALDAAEVIGDDRIQQTTQGRVTPEAFTHGTSRQRQVWFYTGYETGDLNRCDTFRAADLDNPAAAF, from the coding sequence ATGACGTTCAGCAACGACTCCCAGCTCGACCCGGGCCGCGCGAGCGGTGGAGGAGGCCGCGGGCTCGCCGTCGGCGGCGGCCTGGGCGGCACCCTGCTCCTGCTCGTCGTCGGCCTGCTCTTCGGCCCGGACGCGGTCGAGCAGCTCACGGGCGGCACCGGGCAGGGCTCGACCACCCAGGGCTCGCCGGAGGAGGAGTTCGCGCACTGCCGCACGGGGGAGGACGCCAACCGGTACACCGACTGCCGGATGATCGCCACCGCCCAGAGCCTCGACCAGTTCTGGGAGGAGTACCTGCCCTCCACCACCGGCGAGCAGTACGTCCAGCCCGGGCTGCGGCTCTTCCAGGGCCGCACCGACACCGGTTGCGGCGCCGCGTCCTCGGCCGTGGGGCCCTTCTACTGCCCCGCCGACGAGACCGCCTACCTGGACGTCGGGTTCTTCGAGCAGCTGCAGGCGCAGTTCGGCGCCGAGGGCGGTCCGCTGGCCGAGGAGTACGTGCTGGCCCACGAGTTCGGCCACCACATCCAACACCAGATCGGCACCCTCGGCTACGCCCAGCAGGACCCGCAGGGCCCCGAGTCCGGGGCGGTGCGGGTCGAGCTGCAGGCGGACTGCCTCGCCGGCCTGTGGGCCGGGCACGCCGCCGGGGACACCTCGGGGGCGGTGGACCTGGAGGCGATCACCCCGGCCCAGCTGGGTCAGGCCCTGGACGCCGCCGAGGTGATCGGCGACGACCGGATCCAGCAGACCACCCAGGGGCGGGTCACCCCCGAGGCCTTCACCCACGGCACCTCCCGCCAGCGCCAGGTGTGGTTCTACACCGGCTACGAGACCGGCGACCTCAACCGCTGCGACACCTTCCGTGCCGCGGACCTGGACAACCCGGCTGCGGCCTTCTGA
- a CDS encoding biotin transporter BioY, whose translation MSTDQRRSVTAEDLVNIAVFAALTAAVSVLPGLPFGDAGVPLTLQSLAVLLTGLVLGGTRALAAVGLYVLAGLAGAPVFEGFRGGPDVLDGPSAGYVLAFPFAAAAAGYTAQWLIPARRHDDGGATSARYERTGAYLLRLLAGALVGLVVLHLGGVLGLLTAGGLSLGEAVAADLVFWPGDLLKGVLAAALAVAVHKVFPRIAGTR comes from the coding sequence ATGAGCACCGACCAGCGCCGTTCCGTGACCGCCGAGGACCTCGTGAACATCGCGGTGTTCGCAGCCCTCACCGCCGCCGTCTCCGTGCTGCCCGGCCTGCCCTTCGGGGACGCCGGCGTGCCCCTGACCCTCCAGAGCCTGGCCGTGCTGCTCACCGGCCTGGTGCTGGGCGGCACCCGCGCCCTGGCCGCCGTGGGCCTCTACGTGCTCGCGGGCCTCGCCGGCGCCCCCGTCTTCGAGGGCTTCCGCGGCGGGCCCGACGTGCTCGACGGGCCGTCCGCGGGCTACGTGCTCGCGTTCCCGTTCGCCGCGGCCGCGGCCGGGTACACGGCCCAGTGGCTGATCCCCGCCCGGCGCCACGACGACGGCGGGGCCACGAGCGCGCGCTACGAGCGCACCGGCGCCTACCTGCTGCGGCTGCTGGCGGGCGCGCTCGTCGGCCTCGTGGTGCTGCACCTCGGCGGGGTCCTGGGGCTGCTGACCGCGGGCGGGCTCTCGCTGGGCGAGGCGGTCGCCGCCGACCTCGTGTTCTGGCCGGGCGACCTGCTCAAGGGCGTGCTCGCGGCGGCACTGGCCGTGGCGGTGCACAAGGTCTTCCCCCGCATCGCCGGCACCCGCTGA
- a CDS encoding AI-2E family transporter — MPTSSRPDRPAARSGGSSAAPLHAEAVLGGRADPGQAVPASNAADEPAGLQEATRSLAPAVSPWADSLGRAGSRAAQTLLIAAVVAGLVWVLLRIKVVVIAAMVALILASAVGPVVKWLERRGWSNLLATLTAFLGILLLLGGVITGIVLTVRNQWDTLAAQAGEGWSELQRLLQSSPLPVDTASVDAALRRAGEFVSSGSFAGSALSGLSAAATFLTGLVLMVVILFFFLKDGEKMWNFTLRWFRGERRARLAESVDRGSQVLGGYVRGTALVALIDAVFIGAFLMIVGVPLALPLAVLVFVTAFIPVVGATVAGIIAALVALVTNGPVIALAVVGWIIVVNQIEGNILQPVIMGRTLSLHALMVLLALTVGTLVGGIFGAILAVPYTAVAWAVIQVWTDSYQVGDDPVLGPDPVNPKDRVEAKATMAERWKYQRMRYQQALGGRFGATEKDAARQEDPGQEASGDPAGGRDADTDARRS; from the coding sequence ATGCCCACGTCCTCCCGGCCGGACCGGCCGGCCGCCCGCTCCGGCGGATCCTCCGCCGCCCCGCTGCACGCCGAGGCGGTCCTCGGGGGGCGGGCCGACCCCGGTCAGGCGGTCCCCGCCTCCAACGCGGCCGACGAGCCCGCCGGACTCCAGGAGGCCACCCGGTCGCTGGCCCCGGCCGTGAGCCCCTGGGCCGACTCCCTCGGGCGGGCCGGCTCCCGCGCCGCCCAGACCCTGCTGATCGCCGCCGTCGTGGCCGGCCTCGTGTGGGTCCTGCTGCGGATCAAGGTCGTGGTCATCGCCGCGATGGTCGCCCTGATCCTCGCCTCCGCGGTGGGGCCGGTCGTGAAGTGGCTCGAGCGCCGCGGCTGGTCCAACCTGCTGGCCACCCTCACCGCGTTCCTCGGCATCCTCCTGCTGCTGGGCGGGGTGATCACCGGGATCGTGCTCACCGTGCGCAACCAGTGGGACACCCTGGCCGCCCAGGCCGGCGAGGGCTGGTCGGAGCTGCAGCGGCTGCTGCAGTCCAGCCCCCTGCCGGTGGACACCGCGAGCGTCGACGCCGCGCTGCGCCGGGCCGGTGAGTTCGTCTCCAGCGGCAGCTTCGCGGGCAGCGCCCTCAGCGGGCTCTCCGCCGCCGCGACCTTCCTCACCGGCCTCGTGCTGATGGTCGTGATCCTGTTCTTCTTCCTCAAGGACGGGGAGAAGATGTGGAACTTCACGCTGCGCTGGTTCCGCGGCGAGCGCCGGGCCCGCCTGGCGGAGTCGGTGGACCGCGGCAGCCAGGTCCTCGGCGGCTACGTGCGCGGCACCGCGCTGGTCGCCCTGATCGACGCCGTGTTCATCGGCGCTTTCCTGATGATCGTCGGCGTGCCCCTGGCCCTGCCCCTGGCCGTGCTCGTGTTCGTCACCGCCTTCATCCCCGTCGTCGGCGCGACGGTGGCCGGGATCATCGCCGCCCTCGTCGCCCTGGTCACCAACGGCCCGGTCATCGCCCTCGCGGTGGTCGGGTGGATCATCGTGGTCAACCAGATCGAGGGCAACATCCTCCAGCCCGTCATCATGGGGCGCACGCTCAGCCTGCACGCCCTGATGGTGCTGCTGGCCCTGACCGTGGGCACCCTCGTCGGCGGGATCTTCGGGGCGATCCTCGCCGTCCCCTACACCGCCGTGGCCTGGGCCGTGATCCAGGTGTGGACGGACAGCTACCAGGTCGGCGACGACCCCGTGCTGGGCCCCGACCCCGTCAACCCCAAGGACCGGGTCGAGGCGAAGGCCACGATGGCCGAGCGCTGGAAGTACCAGCGGATGCGCTATCAGCAGGCCCTCGGCGGCCGCTTCGGGGCCACCGAGAAGGACGCCGCCCGCCAGGAGGACCCCGGGCAGGAGGCCTCCGGGGATCCCGCCGGCGGGCGGGACGCGGACACGGACGCGCGCAGGTCCTAG
- a CDS encoding ABC-F family ATP-binding cassette domain-containing protein, with amino-acid sequence MITVQNLELRAGARLLMDEVNFRVDRGDKIGLVGRNGAGKTTMTKVLAGETLPAAGSVTRTGTIGYLPQDPKVEDMDQLARDRILSARNLAGVVARLRQAEQDMASEDEAVRAKAMRRYDRLEAEFLAGGGYAAESEAATITSNLDLPERILGQPLRTLSGGQRRRVELARILFSDADIMLLDEPTNHLDADSVVWLREFLKNFQGGLLVISHDVELMEMVVNKVLYLDANRCVIDLYNMGWKNYLLQREQDAHRRKREYANAEKKASALMEQANKMRAKATKAVAAQQMIKRAERLMQGLEGERVQDRVAAIRFPKPADCGKTPLTARGLSKSYGSLEIFTDVDLAIDKGSRVVILGFNGAGKTTLLRMLAGEAAPDTGEVRPGHGLKLGYFAQEHDTLDHDRTVLENMRSAAPDLADTEVRNILGSFLFQGDDVAKPAGVLSGGEKTRLALATLVASSANVLLLDEPTNNLDPASRQEILNALRTYEGAVVLVSHDEGAVEALDPERVVILPDGTEDLWSQEYQDLISLA; translated from the coding sequence GTGATCACTGTCCAGAACCTCGAGCTGCGCGCCGGTGCCCGGCTGCTGATGGACGAGGTGAACTTCCGCGTGGACAGGGGGGACAAGATCGGCCTCGTCGGCCGCAACGGCGCCGGGAAGACCACGATGACCAAGGTCCTGGCGGGGGAGACCCTCCCGGCCGCCGGGTCCGTGACCCGCACCGGCACCATCGGCTACCTCCCGCAGGACCCCAAGGTCGAGGACATGGACCAGCTGGCCCGGGACCGGATCCTCTCCGCGCGCAACCTCGCCGGGGTCGTGGCCCGCCTGCGCCAGGCCGAGCAGGACATGGCCTCCGAGGACGAGGCCGTGCGCGCGAAGGCGATGCGCCGCTACGACCGGCTCGAGGCCGAGTTCCTCGCCGGCGGCGGCTACGCGGCGGAGTCCGAGGCCGCCACCATCACCTCCAACCTCGACCTGCCCGAGCGGATCCTCGGCCAGCCGCTGCGCACGCTCTCCGGCGGACAGCGCCGGCGCGTGGAGCTGGCGCGGATCCTGTTCTCCGACGCCGACATCATGCTCCTGGACGAGCCCACCAACCACCTCGACGCCGACTCGGTGGTGTGGCTGCGGGAGTTCCTGAAGAACTTCCAGGGCGGGCTGCTCGTGATCTCCCACGACGTGGAGCTCATGGAGATGGTCGTCAACAAGGTCCTCTACCTCGACGCCAACCGGTGCGTGATCGACCTGTACAACATGGGCTGGAAGAACTACCTGCTCCAGCGCGAGCAGGACGCCCACCGGCGCAAGCGCGAGTACGCCAACGCCGAGAAGAAGGCCTCCGCCCTCATGGAGCAGGCCAACAAGATGCGCGCCAAGGCCACCAAGGCGGTCGCGGCCCAGCAGATGATCAAGCGCGCGGAGCGGCTCATGCAGGGCCTCGAGGGCGAGCGCGTGCAGGACCGGGTCGCGGCCATCCGCTTCCCCAAGCCCGCCGACTGCGGCAAGACCCCGCTCACCGCCCGCGGGCTGTCGAAGTCCTACGGCTCGCTGGAGATCTTCACCGACGTCGACCTGGCGATCGACAAGGGCTCGCGCGTGGTGATCCTCGGCTTCAACGGCGCGGGCAAGACCACGCTGCTGCGCATGCTCGCAGGGGAGGCCGCCCCGGACACCGGCGAGGTCCGCCCCGGCCACGGGCTCAAGCTCGGCTACTTCGCCCAGGAGCACGACACCCTCGACCACGACCGCACGGTGCTCGAGAACATGCGCAGCGCCGCCCCGGACCTCGCGGACACCGAGGTGCGCAACATCCTCGGGTCCTTCCTCTTCCAGGGCGACGACGTCGCCAAGCCCGCCGGCGTCCTCTCCGGCGGGGAGAAGACGCGCCTGGCCCTGGCGACCCTCGTGGCCTCCTCGGCCAACGTCCTGCTCCTGGACGAGCCCACCAACAACCTGGACCCGGCCTCCCGCCAGGAGATCCTCAACGCGCTGCGCACCTACGAGGGCGCGGTCGTGCTCGTCTCCCACGACGAGGGCGCGGTCGAGGCCCTGGACCCCGAGCGCGTGGTCATCCTGCCCGACGGCACGGAGGACCTGTGGAGCCAGGAGTACCAGGACCTGATCTCGCTGGCGTGA
- the mgtE gene encoding magnesium transporter: protein MEASPEDRIRAGLRRGDLDEVRDRLLARSLPEQVALLERLAPADRAVVYRLLPRGRAFEVFTRLDAPLQRELLEALQEEEVRGVVDDLDPDDRVRLLDELPATVARRLLAGLTPQEQDATGLVMGYPSGSVGRLMSPELVVLDAAATAAQARDTVRSRLETAETVYMLPVVTAGRLTGVVGLRRLLAADDDVPVAALAREPVAVDARVPAEEAARLCAREKLVALPVVDGDRRPVGVFTFDDALDVLEAAEDEDVARSGGAEPLGRPYLSTPVRAVYRARIVWLLVLGVGATLTVRVLEAFEATLEQMVVLSVFIPLLIGTGGNTGNQAATTVTRALALGDVRVRDGARVALRELRTGALLGASLGTAGLVGVGLLYGWDVGLVIGLTLLVVCSLAATVGGLMPVLARALRVDPAVFSNPFITTFVDASGLVVYFLVAAAVLGL from the coding sequence GTGGAGGCCTCCCCGGAGGACCGGATCCGGGCCGGGCTGCGCCGCGGGGACCTCGACGAGGTCCGGGACCGGCTGCTGGCCCGGTCCCTGCCGGAGCAGGTCGCGCTGCTGGAGCGGCTGGCGCCCGCCGACCGGGCCGTGGTCTACCGCCTGCTCCCGCGCGGGCGCGCCTTCGAGGTCTTCACCCGGCTCGACGCCCCGCTGCAGCGGGAGCTGCTCGAGGCGCTGCAGGAGGAAGAGGTCCGCGGCGTCGTCGACGACCTCGACCCCGACGACCGCGTCCGGCTGCTCGACGAGCTGCCCGCCACGGTCGCCCGCCGGCTGCTGGCCGGGCTGACGCCCCAGGAGCAGGACGCCACGGGTCTCGTCATGGGCTACCCCTCCGGCTCCGTCGGGCGGCTGATGAGCCCGGAGCTCGTGGTGCTCGACGCGGCGGCGACCGCGGCGCAGGCCCGGGACACGGTGCGCTCGCGGCTGGAGACGGCCGAGACCGTCTACATGCTCCCGGTCGTGACCGCCGGCCGGCTCACCGGCGTGGTGGGGCTGCGCCGGCTGCTGGCCGCCGACGACGACGTGCCCGTGGCCGCCCTCGCCCGCGAGCCCGTGGCCGTCGACGCCCGCGTGCCGGCGGAGGAGGCCGCCCGGCTGTGCGCCCGGGAGAAGCTCGTGGCCCTGCCGGTCGTGGACGGGGACCGGCGGCCCGTGGGGGTCTTCACCTTCGACGACGCGCTCGACGTCCTGGAGGCGGCCGAGGACGAGGACGTCGCCCGCTCCGGCGGCGCCGAGCCGCTGGGCCGGCCCTACCTGTCCACGCCCGTGCGCGCCGTCTACCGGGCCCGCATCGTGTGGCTGCTCGTGCTGGGGGTCGGGGCGACCCTGACGGTGCGCGTGCTCGAGGCCTTCGAGGCGACCCTCGAGCAGATGGTCGTGCTCAGCGTGTTCATCCCCCTGCTCATCGGCACCGGCGGCAACACCGGCAACCAGGCCGCCACCACCGTCACCCGCGCCCTGGCCCTGGGCGACGTGCGGGTGCGCGACGGCGCCCGCGTGGCGCTGCGCGAGCTGCGCACCGGGGCCCTGCTGGGCGCCAGCCTGGGCACGGCCGGGCTGGTGGGCGTGGGGCTGCTCTACGGCTGGGACGTGGGACTGGTCATCGGCCTGACCCTGCTCGTGGTCTGCTCGCTCGCGGCGACCGTCGGCGGGCTCATGCCCGTCCTGGCGCGGGCGCTGCGGGTGGACCCCGCCGTGTTCTCCAACCCGTTCATCACGACCTTCGTCGACGCCTCCGGGCTGGTCGTCTACTTCCTCGTCGCCGCCGCGGTGCTCGGCCTGTGA